The proteins below come from a single Miscanthus floridulus cultivar M001 chromosome 1, ASM1932011v1, whole genome shotgun sequence genomic window:
- the LOC136454102 gene encoding uncharacterized protein produces MAAGRGLPESRRRWGGLPARRRCLDPAPRALPPPDLAHVAPPEGGERSPGARHPPPPSSPAPKRARLSQERSTPLSERDRPPSLRHHSKRSTLGGEGRIHRRDCRARRISAGRVRRQDGRGGCAAERGGEDAPPGEEGRGGGTVGRRGERAPPG; encoded by the coding sequence ATGGCCGCCGGGAGAGGCCTCCCCGAGAGCCGCCGCCGCTGGGGAGGCCTCcccgcgcgccgccgctgcctagATCCGGCTCCCCGTGCGCTGCCGCCACCGGATCTGGCCCACGTCGCGCCGCCAGAGGGAGGAGAGAGGTCGCCGGGCGCGAGACACCCGCCACcaccgagctcgccggcgccgAAGAGAGCTCGCCTGTCACAGGAGAGATCCACGCCGTTGTCGGAGAGAGATCGCCCACCGAGCTTGCGCCACCACAGCAAGAGATCCACactgggaggggaggggaggatcCACCGCCGCGACTGTCGGGCTCGCCGGATCTCCGCCGGGAGGGTGCGCCGCCAGGATGGAAGGGGAGGATGTGCCGccgagaggggaggggaggatgcgccgccgggagaggaggggaggggagggggcaccgtcgggaggagaggggagagggcgCCGCCAGGATAG